The following are encoded in a window of Flavobacterium sp. WC2421 genomic DNA:
- a CDS encoding RecQ family ATP-dependent DNA helicase: protein MNSNEIDIHKELKKYFGFSQFKGLQEQVIKSLLSKQNTFVIMPTGGGKSLCYQLPALTQEGTAIVVSPLIALMKNQVDAIRSLSSEAGIAHVLNSSLTKTEIAQVKKDITSGLTKLLYVAPESLTKEENVNFLKSVTVSFVAIDEAHCISEWGHDFRPEYRNLKNIIKQLGDIPVIGLTATATPKVQEDILKNLDMCDAKTFKASFNRPNLYYEVRTKTKNIESDIIRFIKQHKGKSGIIYCLSRKKVEAIAEVLQVNGISAVPYHAGLDAKTRAKHQDMFLMEDVDVVVATIAFGMGIDKPDVRFVIHHDIPKSLESYYQETGRAGRDGGEGHCLAYYSYKDVEKLEKFMSGKPVAEQEIGFALLQEVVAYAETSMSRRKFLLHYFGEEFDSETGEGADMDDNVRNPKVKIEAQNQVVKLLEIVRDTKHLYKSKEIVFTLIGRVNAVIKAHRTDVQPFFGTGIAFDEKYWMALLRQVLVAGYLTKDIETYGIVKITDKGLGFIKKPSSFMMSEDHEYNETSDEAIVTASKSTGAVDEVLMGMLKDLRKKVAKKIGVPPFVVFQDPSLEDMALKYPISLNELINIHGVGEGKAKKYGADFVELINRYVADNEIIRPDDLVVKSTGVNSANKLYIIQNIDRKLSLDDIAKAKGLTMDLLIKEMEQIVYSGTKLNIKYWVDDMLDEEQQEEIHDYFMESESDNIEGALKEFEGDYDIDELRLMRIKFISEVAN from the coding sequence ATGAATTCAAACGAAATTGACATCCATAAAGAATTAAAGAAATATTTTGGCTTCAGCCAATTTAAGGGACTACAAGAACAGGTGATAAAAAGTTTGCTTAGCAAACAAAATACATTTGTTATAATGCCAACAGGTGGCGGAAAATCACTCTGTTATCAACTGCCCGCTTTAACACAAGAAGGAACAGCAATTGTTGTTTCGCCTTTGATCGCTTTAATGAAAAACCAAGTGGATGCCATTAGAAGTTTGTCTTCGGAAGCTGGTATTGCCCATGTTTTAAATTCTTCCCTTACGAAAACAGAGATAGCACAAGTTAAAAAAGATATTACATCTGGACTGACTAAATTATTATATGTAGCTCCAGAATCCTTGACCAAAGAAGAAAATGTAAATTTTCTTAAAAGTGTAACTGTTTCATTCGTTGCTATTGATGAAGCCCATTGTATCTCAGAGTGGGGACATGACTTTAGACCAGAATATAGAAATCTAAAAAATATTATAAAGCAGTTGGGTGATATTCCTGTGATAGGACTTACCGCTACTGCTACTCCAAAAGTCCAAGAAGACATTCTTAAAAACTTGGACATGTGCGATGCTAAAACTTTTAAAGCTTCTTTCAACAGACCTAATTTATACTACGAAGTACGCACAAAAACAAAAAATATTGAATCTGATATTATTCGGTTTATAAAACAACATAAAGGAAAATCGGGAATTATTTATTGCTTAAGCCGTAAAAAAGTAGAAGCTATTGCCGAAGTTTTGCAAGTAAACGGTATAAGTGCTGTTCCTTATCATGCTGGATTGGATGCGAAAACCCGTGCGAAACACCAAGATATGTTCCTTATGGAAGATGTTGATGTAGTGGTTGCAACAATCGCTTTTGGAATGGGAATTGATAAACCCGATGTTCGATTTGTCATTCATCACGATATTCCTAAGTCACTGGAGAGTTATTATCAAGAAACGGGACGTGCTGGTCGTGATGGAGGTGAAGGTCATTGTCTAGCTTACTATTCTTATAAGGATGTAGAAAAACTCGAAAAATTCATGTCGGGTAAGCCGGTTGCTGAACAAGAAATTGGATTCGCTTTATTGCAAGAAGTAGTGGCTTATGCTGAAACTTCCATGTCAAGAAGGAAATTTTTACTTCATTATTTTGGTGAAGAGTTCGATAGTGAAACAGGAGAAGGAGCCGATATGGATGACAATGTCAGAAATCCGAAGGTGAAAATTGAAGCCCAGAATCAAGTAGTGAAACTACTGGAAATAGTAAGAGATACTAAACATCTATACAAGTCCAAAGAGATTGTTTTTACTTTAATAGGGAGAGTTAATGCTGTGATTAAGGCCCATAGAACTGATGTTCAACCTTTTTTTGGAACTGGAATTGCTTTTGATGAAAAATATTGGATGGCTTTATTGAGGCAAGTTCTTGTTGCCGGATATTTGACTAAAGATATTGAGACGTATGGTATTGTAAAAATAACCGACAAAGGTTTGGGTTTTATAAAAAAACCAAGCTCTTTCATGATGTCTGAAGATCATGAATATAATGAAACCTCTGATGAAGCCATTGTGACAGCTTCAAAATCAACTGGTGCTGTTGATGAAGTTTTAATGGGAATGTTGAAAGACTTAAGAAAAAAAGTAGCTAAGAAAATTGGGGTTCCTCCATTTGTAGTTTTTCAAGATCCCTCGCTAGAAGATATGGCTTTGAAATATCCAATTTCTCTAAATGAATTGATTAATATTCATGGAGTTGGTGAAGGTAAAGCTAAGAAATACGGTGCTGATTTTGTCGAACTAATCAATCGATATGTGGCTGATAATGAAATTATTCGCCCTGATGATTTAGTTGTTAAATCTACAGGAGTAAATTCAGCTAATAAATTGTATATCATTCAAAATATTGATAGAAAATTATCGCTAGATGATATTGCTAAGGCTAAAGGATTAACAATGGACCTGCTTATAAAGGAGATGGAACAAATTGTCTATTCAGGAACGAAGCTAAATATTAAATATTGGGTTGATGATATGCTTGATGAAGAGCAGCAAGAAGAAATTCATGATTATTTTATGGAATCAGAATCTGACAATATAGAAGGTGCCTTGAAAGAATTTGAAGGGGACTATGATATTGATGAATTGCGCTTGATGCGCATCAAATTTATTAGCGAAGTAGCTAATTAG
- a CDS encoding NAD(P)/FAD-dependent oxidoreductase yields MPQELLLQVTPEIAANESLLKDHLSKQIKVSVNEIQHVVILKRSIDARQKAIKINLKVAVYLKGEPFQELKLELPYYPNVASAQEVLVVGAGPAGLFAALQLIELGLKPIVIERGKEVRGRRRDLKAINVDHIVNEDSNYCFGEGGAGTYSDGKLYTRSKKRGDVTRILELLVAYGATPDILVEAHPHIGTNKLPQIIQDIREKIIECGGQVLFETRVTDILVKNNEVEGIVTQNGDTILANKLILATGHSARDIYELLDRKKIFIEAKPFALGVRAEHPQSLIDSIQYSCDYRGVLLPPASYSIVKQVGGRGMYSFCMCPGGVIAPCATSPGEVVTNGWSPSKRDQATANSGIVIELKLEDFKPFAQFGALAGMEFQKSIEQKAWHLAGETQKVPAQRMIDFTQNKVSSDIPKTSYVPGTTSVEMGQVFPGFLTQILREGFSEFGKSMRGYLTNEAILHAPESRTSSPVRIPRDPISYEHLQIKGLYPCGEGAGYAGGIISAAIDGEKCALMIGESLHKKTSN; encoded by the coding sequence ATGCCTCAAGAACTCCTTTTACAAGTAACTCCAGAAATTGCTGCGAATGAATCGTTGCTAAAAGACCATTTATCGAAACAAATTAAAGTTTCTGTTAATGAAATTCAGCATGTTGTTATTTTAAAACGTTCTATCGATGCACGTCAAAAAGCAATAAAGATTAACTTGAAAGTGGCTGTTTATTTGAAAGGGGAACCTTTTCAGGAATTAAAATTGGAACTTCCTTATTATCCAAATGTTGCCAGCGCACAAGAAGTATTAGTGGTGGGAGCAGGTCCTGCAGGTCTTTTTGCGGCTTTGCAATTAATAGAATTGGGCTTGAAGCCAATCGTAATCGAACGTGGAAAAGAGGTTCGTGGACGTCGTCGTGATTTGAAAGCGATTAATGTAGACCACATTGTAAATGAAGATTCTAATTATTGTTTTGGAGAAGGCGGAGCTGGGACTTATTCAGATGGGAAATTATATACCCGTTCTAAAAAACGTGGTGATGTAACCCGAATTTTAGAATTGTTAGTCGCTTATGGTGCTACACCAGATATTTTAGTAGAGGCACATCCACATATTGGAACAAATAAATTGCCACAAATTATTCAAGATATTCGAGAGAAAATTATTGAATGTGGTGGTCAGGTTTTATTTGAAACCAGAGTTACTGATATTTTGGTTAAGAATAATGAAGTGGAAGGAATAGTAACTCAAAATGGAGATACAATTTTGGCTAATAAATTAATTTTGGCCACGGGGCATTCCGCTCGTGATATTTATGAACTATTAGATAGAAAAAAAATATTTATTGAGGCAAAACCTTTTGCCTTGGGCGTAAGAGCGGAACATCCACAATCTTTAATTGATAGCATTCAATACAGTTGTGATTATCGTGGGGTACTTTTACCGCCTGCATCGTATAGTATTGTAAAGCAGGTAGGAGGTAGAGGAATGTATTCTTTTTGTATGTGTCCGGGAGGTGTAATTGCACCTTGTGCTACTAGTCCTGGTGAGGTGGTGACCAATGGTTGGTCTCCATCAAAAAGAGATCAAGCAACTGCCAATTCAGGGATTGTCATCGAATTGAAATTAGAAGATTTCAAACCTTTTGCTCAATTTGGCGCTTTGGCTGGAATGGAATTTCAAAAAAGTATCGAACAAAAGGCTTGGCATCTTGCAGGTGAAACCCAAAAAGTACCGGCACAACGCATGATTGATTTTACACAAAATAAAGTATCATCTGATATTCCAAAAACATCTTACGTACCAGGAACGACATCGGTAGAAATGGGGCAGGTTTTCCCAGGCTTCTTAACTCAAATATTAAGAGAAGGTTTTTCTGAATTTGGGAAATCCATGCGTGGGTATTTAACAAATGAAGCTATTTTACATGCTCCTGAATCAAGAACATCATCTCCAGTTCGTATTCCTAGAGATCCTATTTCCTATGAACACCTTCAAATAAAAGGATTGTATCCTTGCGGAGAAGGAGCAGGTTATGCGGGCGGAATAATATCAGCTGCCATTGACGGGGAGAAATGTGCTTTGATGATTGGGGAAAGTCTGCATAAAAAAACCTCGAATTAG
- a CDS encoding quinone oxidoreductase encodes MKALTFSTFGTSDVLEYIDIPSPTLKEEEILVEMRAIGVNFADVYRRKGNYHLVGNPPFIAGYEGAGVVVDANGSAHFKIGDRIAFADVPYANAELVAVPLDHVIPLPESISFETAATVLLQGLTAHYLATDSHKTQKDETVLIHASAGGVGQFLTQISKLLGATVIGLTSSSEKATVSLKNGADKAFLYSEDWKEQVLSFYPNGVDVVYDSVGSTLSDSFEVTKNCGQVVFFGMAGGDPDFINPRMLMDTSKTLTGGDLWSYLTSKEERIKRAHQLFNWISMNQITIAKPTVFKLSEGKKAHDYLESRKSTGKIILVP; translated from the coding sequence ATGAAAGCATTAACTTTTTCAACATTTGGCACTTCAGATGTTCTTGAATATATAGATATCCCTAGCCCTACATTAAAAGAAGAGGAGATTCTTGTGGAAATGCGTGCTATAGGAGTAAACTTCGCAGATGTTTACCGACGAAAAGGCAATTATCATCTTGTAGGAAACCCTCCGTTTATAGCAGGATATGAAGGAGCAGGAGTTGTAGTAGACGCAAACGGAAGTGCTCATTTCAAAATTGGAGACCGAATCGCATTTGCTGACGTACCGTATGCGAATGCCGAATTAGTAGCCGTACCTCTTGACCACGTCATTCCTTTACCAGAATCTATTTCTTTTGAAACCGCTGCAACTGTACTTTTACAAGGCCTAACAGCGCATTACTTAGCAACAGACAGCCATAAAACTCAAAAAGACGAAACAGTATTAATTCATGCTTCTGCGGGAGGAGTGGGACAATTTTTAACTCAAATAAGCAAACTTTTGGGTGCAACAGTTATTGGGTTAACCTCATCAAGTGAAAAAGCGACTGTTTCCTTAAAAAATGGAGCAGACAAAGCATTCTTGTATTCCGAAGACTGGAAAGAGCAGGTGCTGTCCTTTTATCCAAACGGAGTCGATGTGGTTTATGACAGTGTAGGCAGTACGTTAAGCGATAGTTTTGAAGTAACTAAAAATTGTGGACAAGTTGTTTTCTTTGGAATGGCGGGTGGAGATCCTGATTTTATCAATCCAAGAATGCTAATGGATACCTCCAAAACACTTACAGGTGGTGACTTATGGAGTTATTTAACCTCAAAAGAAGAACGAATTAAGAGAGCGCATCAATTGTTTAACTGGATTAGTATGAACCAAATTACAATTGCCAAACCAACCGTTTTTAAACTTTCTGAAGGAAAAAAAGCACACGATTATTTAGAAAGCAGAAAAAGTACTGGAAAAATAATTCTTGTTCCTTAA